In Toxoplasma gondii ME49 chromosome VIII, whole genome shotgun sequence, a single genomic region encodes these proteins:
- a CDS encoding T-complex protein 1 subunit alpha, putative (encoded by transcript TGME49_229990), with translation MALAIFGDRQSGQDVRTANAAAVQSIANILRSSLGPQGLDKMLVDDIGDMTITNDGATILKQLEVQHPAAKVLVELSDLQDKEVGDGTTSVVLLAAEFLRVGNQLVKEGVHPTAVIAGFKLAMKESVKFIQEHLTSRVDANNREVLMNVATTTISSKLIGTETAHFADLVVRAILSVKMITERGDVKYPVSSINIIKTHGKSMRESSLVEGYALKAGRAAQGMPQCVKNAKVALLDFNLRQHRMQLGVQIQVDNPEELEKIRQKEKDITAAKIQKILASGANVILTTQGIDDMAMKYFVEAGAIAVRRVDRKDLRRIAKITEGTVVLTMATLDGDEKFDASCLGTCEEVYEERIGDWDHLMFKGCKGGKAATVILRGANEYMLDEVDRSVHDALCAVSRALEYTHVCPGGGAVETSLSVYLENFARTLGSREQLAIAAFAEALLIIPKTLAVNAALDATELVARLRAVHAKAQGQLLDAAGNGDEELKWHGLDLTSGKTRNNMAAGVIEAAVSKTKALRFATEAAVTILRIDDLIKIAPEPERGQQDD, from the exons ATGGCACTCGCAATCTTCGGCGACCGTCAGAGCGGGCAAGACGTCCGTACCGCCAATG CGGCGGCGGTGCAGTCGATCGCGAACATTCTGCGGTCGTCTCTCGGCCCCCAGGGGCTAGACAAGATGCTCGTGGACGACATCGGAGACATGACGATTACGAACGATGGTGCGACGATTCTCAAGCAACTCGAGGTGCAGCACCCTGCAGCGAAAGTTCTTGTTGAACTTTCCGATCTCCAG GACAAAGAGGTGGGCGACGGCACCACCTCCGTCGTCCTCCTCGCCGCCGAGTTCCTTCGAGTCGGAAATCAACTCGTGAAAGAGGGCGTTCACCCCACTGCTGTCATTGCAGGCTTCAAACTTGCAATGAAG gaaagCGTTAAATTTATTCAAGAGCATTTGACATCTCGCGTTGATGCCAACAACAGAGAGGTGCTCATGAACGTCGCAACAACGACCATCAGCTCGAAGCTCATcggaacagagacagcccACTTCGCGGATCTTGTTGTTCGTGCTATTCTCTCCGTCAAGATG ATCaccgaaagaggagacgtcAAGTACCCTGTCAGCTCGATCAACATCATCAAGACCCACGGCAAATCGATGCGCGAATCGAGTCTCGTGGAAGGCTACGCACTGAAAGCGGGTCGCGCAGCACAag GCATGCCCCAGTGCGTGAAGAACGCCAAGGTCGCCCTGCTCGACTTCAACCTTCGGCAGCATCGCATGCAACTCGGCGTCCAGATTCAGGTTGACAACCCCGAGGAACTGGAAAAGATCCGGCAAAA AGAGAAGGACATCACGGCGGCGAAGATTCAGAAGATCCTTGCATCAGGAGCAAACGTCATCTTGACAACCCAGGGCATCGACGATATGGCCATGAAGTACTTCGTCGAGGCGGGGGCCATTGCCGTCCGCCGTGTTGACAGAAAAGACCTTCGCAGAATCGCCAAAATCACAGAAG GCACTGTGGTGCTCACGATGGCTACTCtggacggagacgagaagtTCGACGCTTCCTGTCTTGGCACTTGCGAAGAAGTTTACGAGGAGCGCATTGGCGACTGGGATCACCTTATGTTTAAAGGGTGCAAAGGTGGAAAGGCTGCGACAGTCATTCTTCGT GGAGCAAACGAGTACATGCTGGACGAGGTCGACCGTTCTGTCCACGACGCCCTTTGCGCCGTATCTCGAGCTCTGGAGTACACGCACGTGTGTCCGGGCGGCGGCGCAGTGGAGACGTCGCTTTCTGTGTATTTAGAGAACTTTGCCCGGACGCTTGGGTCCCGAGAGCAGCTAGCCATCGCAGCGTTTGCAGAGGCTCTGCTGATCATTCCAAAGACCCTCGCGGTGAACGCCGCTCTCGATGCCACAGAGCTCGTCGCCAGGCTCCGcgccgtgcatgcaaaggctCAGGGGCAGTTGCTTGACGCGGCTGGGAACGGGGACGAGGAACTCAAGTGGCATGGCTTAGATCTAACTTcagggaaaacgaggaa